In a genomic window of Punica granatum isolate Tunisia-2019 chromosome 6, ASM765513v2, whole genome shotgun sequence:
- the LOC116211905 gene encoding AAA-ATPase At5g17760-like — MFSAREFMASPSPSSLFAAYASFMASMMLARTILNDLIPKPIRAYLVALFRRLFKAKTSQLTLVIEENGGGLTWNEIFDAAELYLSTKIGPHTDRLKIDKCPGKKRISIRLDNNEKLTDSYEGIELKWEFVCVEQERGNNRDTSRTGSDIRRFFELSFDKKRKEKILSSYVPYILEKAKEIRKTDRVLKMFTLGRGRGSNWESINLEHPSTFETLAMEPEQKEALKEDLVRFLSRKEFYKRVGRAWKRGYLLYGPPGTGKSSLVAAMANYLKFDVYDLQLSNIVSDSDLRKLLLVIASRSILVIEDIDCSIDLPDRLPTSEENSKNNIRPQLTLSGLLNFIDGLWSSCGDERIIIFTTNHVEKLDPALLRPGRMDMHIHMSYCTFHGFVLLASNYLGISEADLSRRYCHVLEEIKGLIAGTKVTPAEVAEEFMKNEDPEVALDGIAQLFRKKKMEGQDLIGAQETERQTIED, encoded by the exons ATGTTCTCCGCCAGAGAATTCATGGCCTCGCCCTCGCCCTCCTCACTCTTCGCGGCCTACGCCTCGTTCATGGCATCGATGATGCTTGCTCGCACCATCCTAAATGACCTTATTCCCAAACCGATCCGAGCATACCTCGTCGCACTCTTTCGCCGCCTCTTCAAGGCCAAAACCAGCCAACTGACCCTAGTCATCGAGGAGAATGGTGGTGGCCTGACCTGGAACGAGATCTTTGATGCTGCCGAGCTTTATCTCAGCACAAAGATCGGGCCTCACACGGACCGCCTTAAGATTGACAAGTGCCCTGGCAAGAAAAGGATATCGATCCGCCTCGACAATAACGAGAAGCTGACTGACTCCTACGAAGGGATCGAGCTGAAGTGGGAGTTCGTGTGCGTGGAGCAGGAGAGGGGCAACAATAGGGACACCTCTAGGACGGGCTCCGACATTCGGAGGTTTTTCGAGCTTAGCTTCGATAAGAAGCGTAAGGAGAAGATATTGAGCTCTTATGTGCCTTACATACTGGAAAAGGCAAAGGAAATCAGGAAAACGGATCGAGTCTTAAAAATGTTTACGCTTGGAAGGGGCAGAGGCTCTAACTGGGAGTCCATTAACCTTGAGCACCCTTCAACCTTTGAGACCCTGGCTATGGAGCCGGAGCAGAAGGAGGCGTTGAAGGAGGACTTGGTCCGGTTCTTGAGCCGGAAAGAGTTCTACAAGCGGGTCGGAAGGGCCTGGAAGCGTGGGTATCTGTTGTACGGTCCGCCCGGGACTGGGAAATCGAGCTTGGTCGCCGCCATGGCGAACTACCTCAAGTTCGATGTGTACGACCTCCAGCTCTCCAACATCGTGAGCGACTCAGACCTGAGGAAGCTCTTGCTGGTCATAGCGAGCCGGTCCATCCTCGTTATCGAGGACATTGATTGCAGCATCGACCTGCCGGACCGACTGCCCACCAGTGAAGAAAATAGCAAGAACAACATCAGGCCACAG CTGACACTTTCTGGACTCCTGAACTTCATAGATGGGCTGTGGTCGAGCTGCGGTGACGAAAggataataatattcacaaCAAACCACGTGGAGAAGCTCGATCCGGCCCTACTCCGGCCCGGGCGAATGGACATGCACATCCATATGTCCTACTGCACGTTCCATGGGTTCGTGCTTTTAGCCTCCAACTACCTTGGGATCTCTGAGGCCGACCTGAGCCGCCGCTACTGCCATGTGCTCGAAGAGATCAAGGGCCTAATTGCAGGGACCAAGGTGACCCCGGCCGAAGTTGCTGAGGAGTTCATGAAGAATGAGGATCCTGAAGtcgccctcgatgggattgcACAGCTCttcaggaaaaagaaaatggaaggtCAAGATTTAATTGGGGCCCAGGAAACGGAAAGGCAGACTATTGAGGACTAG
- the LOC116209841 gene encoding AAA-ATPase At3g50940-like translates to MMMWGRTMESFSSGSEMSWGTAIFSTVGSLVAAMMVFRSMAYNLFPKEVLEYFNASIKHYIARLTFRLTLVIDEYEGLEMNEVYEAAELVFASRISTGLTRLRVSKPEKQKEFSVLRETNTEIVDKFNRVELRWVPSFRKVDTMKVKQEVGESSYIGKIRYFELSFHKNHKDMVINSYLPHLIEVAKSLKQQKKTLILFTNSGKGGYSYYDYDSRQRVWTSVNLDHPATFETLAMESRIKHAVLDDVDQFVKRRDYYRRVGKAWKRGYLLYGPPGTGKSSLVAAMANYLKFDIYDLELTAVHSNSELRKLLVATGNRSILVVEDIDCSIGFHHRSTKANQGLINARKKKRDEVTLSGMLNFLDGLWSSCGDERIIVFMTNRKEKLDPALLRPGRMDFHVMMSYCTPCGFRQLSSNYLGLGDHFLFRDIEDLLITAEITPAEVAEQLLRGGVDTNDVLRHFIEFLKEKKEDMELKAKKIRTKKAKKKIEGKLDEKVLFKEIKDLIRSTKVTTAEMVHQLLMNEDNPTNAFMNLIEFLKVNKRQTEDLETAASTEEDSDFLLSSEDSEIEL, encoded by the exons ATGATGATGTGGGGACGGACGATGGAGAGCTTTTCTTCTGGGTCTGAGATGTCCTGGGGAACGGCTATCTTCTCTACTGTAGGTTCCCTCGTCGCAGCCATGATGGTGTTTCGCTCTATGGCCTACAACCTCTTCCCCAAGGAGGTCTTGGAGTACTTCAACGCATCCATCAAGCACTACATTGCTCGGTTGACCTTCCGACTCACGCTCGTGATCGACGAATATGAAGGCCTCGAAATGAACGAAGTGTATGAGGCAGCTGAGCTGGTGTTTGCCTCAAGGATTTCGACCGGCTTAACTCGTCTGAGAGTCTCAAAGCCTGAGAAGCAGAAGGAGTTCAGTGTCTTGAGGGAGACCAACACAGAGATTGTGGATAAGTTCAACAGGGTCGAGCTTAGGTGGGTTCCATCATTCAGGAAGGTCGATACGATGAAGGTCAAACAGGAGGTTGGGGAGTCAAGTTATATTGGAAAAATTCGATACTTTGAGCTAAGCTTCCATAAGAACCATAAGGATATG GTGATCAATTCGTACTTGCCTCACTTAATCGAAGTGGCAAAGTCCCTGAAACAACAGAAGAAGACACTCATACTCTTCACCAACTCTGGAAAAGGAGGTTAtagttattatgattatgatagCAGGCAAAGGGTGTGGACCTCAGTGAACCTCGATCACCCAGCCACATTTGAAACCCTCGCCATGGAATCGAGGATAAAACATGCAGTTTTAGATGATGTCGATCAGTTCGTTAAGAGGAGGGACTACTACCGGAGAGTAGGGAAGGCTTGGAAGAGAGGTTACCTTCTCTATGGACCCCCGGGGACAGGGAAGTCGAGCCTGGTGGCAGCTATGGCAAATTACCTGAAATTCGACATCTATGATTTGGAGTTGACCGCTGTACACAGCAACTCAGAACTCAGGAAGCTGCTAGTTGCGACGGGGAACAGGTCGATCCTGGTGGTGGAGGACATCGACTGCTCAATTGGGTTCCACCATCGCTCGACCAAGGCCAACCAAGGGTTGATTAATGCGAGAAAAAAGAAG CGTGACGAGGTGACACTGTCTGGAATGCTCAACTTCTTGGATGGGTTATGGTCGAGTTGTGGAGATGAGCGGATCATCGTGTTCATGACAAACCGCAAGGAGAAGCTCGACCCGGCCCTTCTACGACCAGGAAGAATGGATTTCCATGTCATGATGTCCTACTGCACCCCATGTGGGTTCAGGCAGCTCTCTTCCAACTACCTCGGCCTTGGTGACCATTTCTTGTTCAGAGACATTGAGGATCTGCTCATAACCGCAGAGATCACGCCCGCAGAAGTTGCAGAGCAGCTGCTGAGGGGTGGGGTCGATACCAATGACGTGCTACGGCACTTCATTGAGTTCCTTaaggagaagaaagaagacatgGAGCTTAAGGCGAAGAAGATTCGGACAAAGAAGGCCAAGAAGAAGATTGAAGGAAAACTAGATGAAAAGGTCTTGTTCAAAGAGATCAAGGACCTGATCAGAAGCACTAAGGTTACAACAGCCGAAATGGTGCATCAGCTGCTAATGAATGAGGACAATCCCACCAATGCGTTTATGAACTTAATCGAGTTTCTCAAGGTGAACAAGAGGCAAACTGAAGACCTCGAAACTGCTGCATCGACTGAAGAAGATTCAGACTTTCTTTTGTCCTCAGAGGATTCAGAAATAGAACTGTGA
- the LOC116212097 gene encoding protein HYPER-SENSITIVITY-RELATED 4-like, translating to MVINSYLPHLIEEAESLKKGKKTPKLFTPSKGGYGYYGDRPRLWTSVSLDHPATFEILTMELAILDDHDRFVKRRHFYRKVGKAWKRGYLLYGPPGTGKSSLVAAMANYLKFDIYNLELTDVFSNSELRKLLVATANRSNLVVEDFNCSIEFHHPGTKSNEGLTDEEKKIICYTIHDVLSHLMFDGIFFDMQQQHPEVTLSKMLNFLEGLWSSCSDERIIVFTTNHKERLDPALLCLGPMDVHVLTSYCPPCRQLASNYLNLTDHILFGDIEDLLKTAEVTPAEIAEQLLRGGDKPGYGT from the exons ATG GTGATCAATTCGTACTTGCCTCACTTGATCGAAGAGGCAGAGTCCCTGAAGAAAGGGAAGAAGACCCCGAAACTCTTCACCCCTAGTAAAGGAGGTTATGGTTATTATGGCGACAGGCCCAGGTTGTGGACCTCAGTGAGTCTTGACCACCCGGCCACGTTTGAAATCCTCACAATGGAACTGGCAATTTTAGATGACCATGATCGGTTTGTGAAGAGGAGGCACTTCTATCGGAAAGTAGGGAAGGCTTGGAAGAGAGGTTACCTTCTCTATGGGCCTCCTGGGACAGGGAAGTCGAGCCTGGTGGCAGCTATGGCCAATTACTTGAAGTTCGACATCTATAATTTGGAGTTGACAGATGTATTCAGCAACTCAGAACTGAGGAAGCTGCTAGTTGCAACAGCCAACAGGTCGAACCTGGTGGTGGAGGACTTCAACTGCTCAATCGAGTTCCACCATCCCGGAACCAAGTCCAATGAAGGGTTGACTGACGAGGAAAA aaagataatctGCTATACAATTCATGATGTTCTGAGCCATCTAATGTTTGACGGAATTTTCTTTGACATGCAGCAACAGCATCCTGAGGTCACACTGTCTAAAATGCTCAACTTCTTGGAGGGGTTATGGTCGAGTTGCAGTGATGAGCGGATCATTGTGTTTACGACAAACCACAAGGAGAGGCTGGACCCTGCCCTTCTATGCCTGGGACCAATGGATGTCCATGTCTTGACGTCCTATTGCCCTCCCTGTAGGCAGCTCGCATCTAACTACCTAAACCTTACTGACCATATCTTGTTCGGAGACATTGAGGATCTGCTAAAAACTGCAGAGGTGACACCTGCTGAAATTGCAGAGCAGCTGCTGAGGGGTGGGGACAAGCCCGGCTACGGGACTTGA